In Kordiimonas sp. SCSIO 12610, the following are encoded in one genomic region:
- a CDS encoding serine hydrolase, translated as MTSIVGRYICILLISLCLAFQARADDNAPLNRFEYWPDDQSPLTENGKAQIKSYLEKNGSSSFLIIRKGKIAFEYGDIHKKHLIHSMRKPIMSLLYGRAVEKGQIDLEETVASLDLDETGVAFTDTEKSATVADLLKARSGIYLPAAAETSEMAAARPKRGLHQPGEQYFYNNWSFNSVGSVFEAKTGIRIYDAFHEQLAKPLGMTSYQHNIGNFSVVSNEDDLEMDGLDGFYLLEAENSRHPAYHFRLSAHDLALIGQLIVQDGNWNSEQLVPSEWLEKSTQCYSVINENIGGGRSLCYGMMWELVRQSDNRITAFSHTGLGVHMIYVYPAAELVLVHRVDTEGEYHFPSGGTPALIGMTFGAFKR; from the coding sequence ATGACCAGTATCGTTGGCCGGTATATATGCATTCTTTTAATCTCGCTATGTCTTGCTTTTCAAGCACGCGCTGACGATAATGCCCCGCTCAATCGGTTTGAATATTGGCCGGACGATCAATCACCCCTAACCGAAAACGGCAAGGCACAGATCAAATCCTATCTGGAGAAAAACGGGTCTTCTTCTTTCCTGATCATCCGCAAGGGTAAAATTGCTTTTGAATATGGTGATATACACAAGAAACACCTGATCCATAGCATGCGAAAACCAATCATGAGCTTGCTCTATGGCAGGGCTGTCGAAAAGGGCCAAATTGATCTTGAGGAAACGGTTGCTTCACTCGACCTTGATGAAACAGGTGTCGCTTTCACTGATACTGAAAAAAGCGCAACGGTGGCTGATCTCTTGAAAGCACGCTCCGGTATTTATTTGCCGGCGGCTGCTGAAACCAGCGAAATGGCCGCAGCACGGCCCAAGCGGGGTCTTCACCAACCCGGCGAGCAATATTTTTATAATAACTGGTCCTTCAATAGTGTGGGGTCTGTGTTCGAAGCAAAAACCGGCATCCGTATCTATGATGCCTTTCATGAACAACTTGCAAAACCATTGGGGATGACCAGTTACCAGCATAACATCGGTAATTTCAGTGTCGTGAGCAATGAAGATGACCTTGAAATGGACGGTCTTGATGGATTTTATTTGCTTGAAGCAGAGAACTCCCGTCATCCGGCCTATCATTTCCGACTGTCCGCCCATGACCTTGCGCTTATTGGGCAGTTGATCGTTCAGGACGGAAACTGGAACAGCGAACAATTAGTTCCAAGCGAATGGTTAGAGAAAAGCACCCAATGCTACTCGGTGATCAATGAGAATATCGGCGGTGGGCGCTCGCTTTGTTATGGCATGATGTGGGAATTGGTGCGCCAAAGCGACAACAGAATAACCGCATTCTCGCATACGGGCCTCGGTGTTCATATGATCTATGTCTATCCCGCGGCGGAACTGGTTCTGGTGCACAGGGTGGATACCGAGGGCGAGTACCATTTCCCAAGCGGCGGCACACCCGCGTTAATCGGCATGACCTTCGGGGCGTTTAAGCGGTAA
- a CDS encoding M3 family metallopeptidase: MKQTPFKNQIKNQIRIGVSALALFLAACSEVANNSANEESENVSEVSEAIEAPNFLLAEWQGPYGGIPDFTKAKLSDLKAGLETGMAENLAEIEAIANNPDAPTFENTIVAMEDTGRALSRLFAYYGIWASNNSTPEFREIQREVAPKLSAFNSKITQNDKLFARVKAVYEGEEMKSLRPDQQRLVWLTYDGFASFGATLTGDAKNRYAAINQELAGLHTNFANNVLADEEGYVLYLTEDQLGGLPQSYIDAAAAAAKSRGEEGKFAVTNTRSSMDPFLTFSTERDLREKVWNTYYSRGDNADDKDNNANIAKILKLRDERVKLLGYDNYASWRLQNRMAKTPDRALELMEAVWPAAIARVREEVADMQAVADSENAGIKIAPWDYRFYAEKVRKAKYDLDSNEVKQYLQVDKLIEAMHFVAGELFNFGFTPITDGSVPVFHEDVKVWEVTDKTSGEHIGLWYLDPYARAGKRSGAWARSFRGHETFDGKQTVLSTNNSNFVKGAAGAPTLVSWDDATTFFHEFGHALHALSSNVVYPTLNGGVRDYTEFQSQLLERWLSTDEVINTYLLHVETGEPMPKALVDKIKAAGNFNQGFATTEYLASALVDMRFHTAEDVSNLDADAFEREALAALDMPSELVMRHRSPHFGHIFSGEGYSAGYYGYMWADVLTSDAAEAFREAPGGFYDKDVAKRLVDNLFAVRNAVDPEEAYRAFRGRDAKIEALMRDRGFPVPE; encoded by the coding sequence ATGAAACAAACACCATTTAAAAACCAAATTAAAAACCAGATACGCATTGGCGTAAGCGCACTTGCGCTTTTTCTTGCCGCATGTTCCGAAGTGGCGAATAATTCAGCAAATGAAGAAAGTGAAAATGTGAGCGAAGTAAGCGAGGCCATCGAGGCCCCAAATTTCCTGCTCGCTGAATGGCAGGGGCCTTATGGCGGCATTCCGGATTTCACCAAGGCAAAATTAAGCGACCTTAAGGCTGGTCTGGAAACCGGAATGGCAGAGAACCTCGCTGAAATAGAGGCGATTGCCAATAACCCAGATGCGCCAACCTTTGAAAACACGATTGTGGCGATGGAAGATACAGGGCGTGCCCTAAGTCGCCTGTTCGCATATTATGGCATCTGGGCATCGAATAATTCAACGCCAGAGTTCCGTGAGATCCAGCGAGAAGTTGCGCCAAAACTTTCCGCATTCAATTCGAAAATTACCCAGAATGATAAGCTTTTTGCTCGCGTGAAAGCGGTTTACGAAGGCGAAGAAATGAAATCTCTGCGCCCTGATCAGCAGCGTCTTGTTTGGCTAACCTATGATGGGTTCGCAAGCTTTGGTGCGACGCTAACGGGTGACGCTAAAAATCGCTATGCGGCAATCAATCAGGAACTGGCAGGCCTTCATACCAATTTCGCGAATAATGTGCTCGCTGACGAGGAAGGGTACGTTCTCTACCTGACCGAAGATCAGCTTGGCGGCCTGCCACAGTCATATATTGATGCGGCGGCAGCAGCCGCGAAATCACGCGGTGAAGAGGGTAAATTTGCGGTCACGAACACACGTTCCAGCATGGACCCTTTCCTGACTTTCTCAACTGAACGCGACCTGCGTGAAAAGGTTTGGAACACATATTATAGCCGCGGCGATAATGCGGATGATAAGGATAATAACGCGAATATCGCGAAAATCCTGAAGCTTCGTGATGAGCGGGTCAAGCTTTTGGGCTATGATAATTATGCAAGCTGGCGCCTTCAGAACCGTATGGCGAAAACGCCGGACCGCGCGCTTGAATTGATGGAAGCCGTCTGGCCAGCCGCTATCGCACGCGTTCGAGAGGAAGTTGCTGATATGCAGGCCGTTGCGGACAGCGAAAATGCAGGCATTAAAATCGCGCCGTGGGATTATCGCTTTTACGCTGAAAAGGTGCGTAAGGCGAAATATGACCTCGATAGTAACGAGGTAAAACAATATCTTCAGGTTGATAAACTGATCGAGGCCATGCATTTCGTGGCGGGCGAGCTGTTTAACTTTGGTTTCACACCGATCACAGATGGCAGCGTTCCTGTGTTCCACGAAGACGTTAAGGTTTGGGAAGTTACTGACAAGACATCGGGTGAGCATATTGGCCTTTGGTATCTTGACCCCTATGCACGCGCGGGCAAGCGCTCGGGCGCGTGGGCACGCTCGTTCCGTGGTCATGAAACGTTTGACGGCAAACAAACAGTCCTTTCCACTAACAATTCAAACTTTGTGAAGGGCGCAGCGGGCGCACCGACGCTTGTATCATGGGATGATGCAACCACGTTCTTCCACGAATTCGGTCATGCCCTTCATGCGCTCTCAAGTAATGTGGTGTATCCTACATTAAACGGCGGTGTGCGTGATTACACTGAATTCCAAAGTCAGCTTCTGGAGCGCTGGTTGTCAACAGACGAAGTGATCAATACATACCTTCTGCATGTTGAAACCGGTGAACCGATGCCGAAAGCACTTGTGGATAAAATCAAGGCGGCAGGTAACTTTAATCAAGGCTTTGCAACCACTGAATATCTCGCGAGCGCGCTTGTGGATATGCGTTTCCACACAGCAGAGGACGTATCGAACCTTGACGCCGACGCGTTTGAGCGTGAGGCGCTGGCGGCCCTTGATATGCCATCAGAGCTTGTTATGCGCCACCGCAGCCCGCATTTCGGGCATATCTTCTCTGGCGAAGGGTATTCCGCTGGCTACTATGGTTATATGTGGGCGGATGTGCTGACAAGCGACGCTGCCGAGGCATTCCGTGAGGCACCAGGTGGTTTCTATGATAAGGATGTTGCAAAACGCCTGGTGGATAACTTGTTTGCAGTTAGAAATGCAGTTGATCCAGAGGAAGCATATCGTGCCTTCCGCGGTCGTGACGCCAAGATCGAAGCCTTGATGCGCGATCGCGGTTTCCCAGTTCCAGAGTAG
- a CDS encoding DUF2721 domain-containing protein translates to MTKLNIITLLQISLAPAFLLVALGGLLNLYSIRLGRIVDRSRVLQERFHDTEGEDHEHIVIELNGLQRRIKVVNNAIAYGVAGAIVVCLLISLLFFMGLLGLEWTLMITALFIVAMLLLSISLIRFLQEVHIANRDIKIRDKFLR, encoded by the coding sequence ATGACCAAACTGAATATTATTACGCTGTTGCAAATCTCGTTGGCGCCTGCGTTTCTACTGGTAGCGCTTGGCGGGTTACTAAACCTATATTCCATCCGGCTGGGCCGAATTGTTGACAGGTCCAGGGTCTTGCAGGAGCGTTTTCATGATACTGAGGGTGAAGATCATGAGCATATCGTCATTGAATTAAACGGCCTTCAGCGCCGCATCAAGGTTGTAAACAACGCAATTGCGTATGGTGTTGCTGGGGCGATTGTGGTGTGCCTTCTGATCAGTCTATTGTTCTTCATGGGGCTATTGGGGCTTGAATGGACCTTGATGATTACAGCGCTTTTTATCGTAGCAATGCTTTTGCTTTCTATATCACTGATCCGTTTTTTGCAGGAAGTCCATATAGCAAACCGGGATATTAAAATTCGGGATAAGTTTTTACGGTGA